The Thalassophryne amazonica chromosome 20, fThaAma1.1, whole genome shotgun sequence sequence TAAATAACTAAGTTCAGAGTTCTTCTAGCACAAACTAATTGATGTTTTAACTAAAAACTAGTATGACAAACTGTAGAGGTGGCTCATGCAAACTGACTGTCTTGTCTTCTGTAGCTTACCATCATGGTACTAGTCAGAGTTTATGGAATCCTGAGGCCAGTTTTAAAGGGTCTCTCGATCGTGACTACCCAAGCCAGGTAATAAGGCATCTGTCTGCACCAAGAAGTTACTCTTCCCGGCAACCAGGCCTGACCTCCCAGGCCGCTAGCCGTTCTCTCCAGGGTCTCAAGGCGCAGCCCCATTTGCGAAGCCACGTTACACTCCAGGGCCCAATTGACCAGCCCACATATCCACGACAGACAGCTATTGGTTCTCTCCAGGGTCCCAAGGTGCAGCCTCAGCTGCGTGCACATGCTTCTTTCCATGGCCCAGGCTACCAACGTAAGCATCCACAGCATGCATCTAGCCATCTTCTTCAGAGTTCAAAGGTCCAGCCCCAGTTGCGTACCCATGCGCCTTTCCATGGCCCAGGCTACCAACGTAAGGATCCACAACAGGCAGCTAGAAGCCCTCTCCAGAGTTCAAAGTTCCAGCCCCAGTTGCATACCCATCCGCCTTTCTATGGCCCAGGCTACCAGCGTGAGCATCCACAGCATGCATCTAGCCGTTTTCTTCAGGGTTCAAAGGTCCAGCCCCAGTCACGTACCCATGCGCCTTTCCATGGCCCAGGCTACCAACGTAAGCATCCACAACAGGCAGCTAGCAGCCCTCTCCGGGGTTCAAAGGTCCAGCCCCAGTCGCGTACCCATGTGCCTTTCTATGGCCCAGGCTACCAGCATGAGCATCCACAGCATGCATCTAGCCGTCCTCTTCAGGGTTCAAAGGGCCAGCCCCAGTTGGGTACCCATGGCCCAGGTTACCGACGCAAGTATCCACATCAGGCAGCTAGCCATCCTCTACAGGGCTCAAAGATCCAGCCCAAGTTGCGTACCCATGCTCCTTTCCAGGGCCCAGCCTCCCAGCCCAGCTATCCCTTGCAGATGGGTAGCAATCTTATCCAGGGCTCAAAGGTCCGGCCACAGTTGCGTAGTAATGCTCCTTTCCATGGTCCAAGCAACCAGGCAAAGCATCCGGGAACAAGAGTTTTTCTCCAGGCCTCAAAGGTTAAGCCCCAGTTGCAGGGTCAGCATCCCAGCTATCAGCCAAAGATCAACACTCAACTGGTGGGCCAGCCAGCCAATGTCCAGCCCAGAAGCCATTCCAGACTTTACAATCCTGAAGGTGCACACAGATCAACATCCACATGGTGGGTAGCATCTAGGGCTTTCCATTGATGTATATTATCGAGGCTATAACGCTAATGTGCTCATCTTCCTGTTCTTTCAGGATCAGTCATCCACATGTCAAAGGAAGCAAGCTGGACACACTAACTGGTTAAGGCCACGAAGCTGAGCATCTTGGAAACATTTAACTGAAGTGATGGGCAGTTGGTATTGTCAGGAAAATAAACCTTTTTGTTTGCAGTCTGTCTCCTCCTCAGTTGGTTGAAACTCGATGGTGCAGTTCATCCTGTGAGAACAAGCCTGGTCTAGTAGATGGCCAACTAGAATTGTAACAAGTCATGTTAGCTTTTTGCACTCAAAAGCTAAACTTGCCACATGTCTTGGTGTTGGCACCACATCTAGGTCTGGTGTTATGGGTACTGTAATCTGGTGAATTGGGAGGCTGACAATTATTCTAGAACTCAAAGTGGAGACCTGAGCCTCTTGCAAACGTTTCACTGACTGGATGGCAAAGTGAATAAGCTTGTATACCACAAACTAAACTGAGGATGTAAATGCAGAAGGTTAATCCTAGTCTAAGACTTAAAGTATACTGGTCCCACTCAGTTGGGTGTTTAAAGTAGGCGTTTTTAACATTGCCGTAGTGCTGACATGGAAAATGCTGACGGTCTAGCCAGTAAGTTAAATGTGTGGTTGAAGTTGACTCAGTTTTGAGTCATGGCATCAAAATCTCAGTTAAATTGGGGCCACTGAATTGAATAACACCTTAGCAAGACTTTAGGATCTTAGGTTTAAGAGGGGAGTTTGTGCCTGGTTTCATAACTGATTATTTGAAATGGCAGCCTGACATTACACAGCAGAACTTCTTCTGGTGTCTTTGGGGGTTCCACAGGGCTTTGGTTTTTAGGGTGGGTTTTAGTTTGTCCAGCATTTTCCAAATGAGCACTGACTCAACAGTTTATAGCTAAACTAACTAGCTGTGAAAGGAAACTTCCTAAAGTAACTGGCTTTTATTGGAGATTTTTATATACTCCAACTTAATTTTTGGCAAGCTTggtagtcccccccccccccccacgggttgtgctcactctttttttttttatccctagcTCCTCATCAAAAGCTTAATGGGAAATGTTTCACCTGAACAAAAATTTGGTTTGCCATGACTAAATCTCTGGAAGCTTCTAATACTCTGCAAGTTTTCCTCCAGTAATGTATTACTATTCGGTCACAATGTGACTGACAGGTTAACTGTTAAGCTCCAGTAAGTATTAATGGCAAGTCTTTTTATGAACGCATAAAAAGATCAAACAGGATCGCCAACCccaaacatttatgctgcttttcGTGGTTGAATCCCTCTCAAGATGGCGGCCCGAGCTGGTCGCTTTGGTTTGCTGCGCCCTAGTGTTCATCTGTGTCAACGAGTAGAAGATGCATCATTTTCAGCGTGGGAAATTCCTGGATGGATTGTAAACTGACCTTTGATGATCATATCCAGAGAGTTGTCACAAGATGTAAAAAGGCAGCAAATAAGGTGTCTGGCAGGAAGTATCAGGGAAGCTCGCATGAAGTCTCTGAAGCAAATCTATACTGCCATAATAAGATCTGTCTTAGATTATGCATGTATTACAGATCAGCCGCAAACTCATCTACAAAAGCTCAATGAGATACAAACTCAGGCCCTCTGTATGTTGTGGAGCTTTCAAGACGTCAAAAAAAATCCCATCTCAGGTAGAGGTTGGAGAATAACCTTCTGAGGCGTCTCCAATTATCTGTGGGGTATTGGATAAATTTACAGGGTCACAAACCAACCCATCCTGCCACATCCTGTTTTAAATCCATATTGGGGACAGGGTAAAATTAAGTCATAGTTTTGGtagggggcagcacggtggattagtagttagcactgttgccttaaaacaagatcatgggatcaattcccacctgtggcctttgtgtggagtttgcatgttctccctgtttgtgtgagttccttctggttgctccggcttcctcccacatccaaagacatgcaggttagctggattggaaactttaaattgcccgtaggtgaatgtgtttgtctatatgtggccctgtgacagtcctggtcagggtgtgaggcggggtacgcccatgacccttaattggagtaagcggttgaagatgagtgagtttggTAGGTTAGGCAATAGTCATGCTAGGAAACTAGGCTTGTCTAAGTTAACACATAGATGTGTAGTAGCCTACTACTgtttattcccccccccccccctttgcccCAAGTAGACTTTGAGATGGAGAAACCTTTGAAGGAAAGTAATAAGTACAGTGGGATGGCCAGTCTAGTCCAGCAGAACCTTAATATGAAATATACAGATATGACTCAATTATTTGCAGATGGATCTAAAGATCCAGTCACAGGAAAGAAAGGAGCAGCAGTTTATATTCCCCAATTTCATAAGTCAATCATAAAGAGACTGTCAGATCTTGTAGCTGTCTTTTCTGTGGAACTGCTAGGAATTTTGCTTGCACAGTACTGAGTAGAGGAGGTGAAGTTCACGCACGTCATCTGTTCAGATTCAATGGCAGCATTAATcagcatttcaaatggcaaatctgTTTGCAGGTCAAACGTGTTCAATGAGATTCTTCAAAGCTTACTTAAACTACAACATAATATTTCAGTATGTTTCGTGTGGGTTCCATCTCATTCTGAAATTGAGGCCAATCAAGCAGTAGATCAGCTGGCAAAAGCAGCTCTGAAATTCAGATCAACATTCCACTTGAAgtcaaaaacaagacagaaatgAACAAAGCATGGCAAAAACGATGGGACAAGGAATCTAAGGGTCAGTTTTTACATAAAATTCATGGAAATGTATCAATATGGAGTCGCAGGCTATACGTATATAGGTCACACAGGTTTAAATtaaaggtgggcgataccgggaattttggtattgatccaataccaagtaaatacaggcccagtatcgccgatattgataccgatactttttcatatttaagcttcatggatccaaaagacctaggatagaatttcgccagacATTGTACATGaacacaaaatactttatcacaatcaacatttttgtttaaaaaaatattactcaacatagcttaaaacaaaatctcctcaggtagaaggctgacaaaccacaatacaagggtgcgctgctctatgttgtgtgacacagcgcagtgctgctcttacagacagagagtagactttgaatctgtgtgcgcagcagtcagtgcgtgcgggagagaaaaaaagcttgattatcgatctttttacatgaggattgttcaatatcaataccagcgttggtatcgatattaggatcgatccgcccatctAGTTTAAATCATACTCTCAACATCAATGGATACCATGAAACCAGTCAGTGTTAGAGATGCAGCTGAGCACGTGTTACTGACACGTGTTACATATAGACAAAGAGGAATTCTATTAGACGATATCAGAGCGCTAGGACTGACCAGCTTCACAATGGAGGGATTACTTTCTTTTTCTACACTTACACCACCAGTTTGGAAGCATGTTTGCATATATAAAAGGAAAAGGGTTATTGCTCCACGCCCAAACAGTTGATGGCGGTAATGCATCATATCGGTGTACAAACCACAAAACATTAGACAGAAGAAGACGAAAGCGGGAAATTCCTAAACACAGAGTCGGTGATGCTGCTAGATTTCGACTTTAATGAACGAACTGTTGACGTTTATAAAAACTTTATCGGTGGAATGAGGAGTCAGAAGTTTTCCGTGCTTACGGAATCGAGGACGACCCAAACTAATGGTTTCTGAAGGCGGAGTCTTCGCTAATGCTAAGCTAGCTGTGTACATGTAGCTGTTTCCTGCGTTCGGGTTCATGTAAAAACAACATGGATCGTTACGACAAGGTGAAGATTCTACTGAAAAACTGGGAGCAGAGTTTTGTCAAAGAGCACCAGAGAAAACCCACCAAGGTGATTTTGAAACATCTCAGACCTGACAAACGGCAACAAACTTTTACAGCTTCATGTTACTGCAGTTTTTTGGGTGCTTACTATCTATTAATTAGCcttaatttattgattgattaaatgtATTTCGTAAAATAGGtttagaataaataaaaaaatgaccttttaaaaataaatatatccgATAATCAGTGTAGAAAAATTCATTAATCCTCCAAAAGTTGATCAGATAAAGTTCTAACGGTGTGTCTTGGTCATTTGACATGATTTATTAATAATTCTTTTAAATATTGAAAtgatctgatttcagcttcttaaatgtaaataatttCAGGTTTATTTTAGTAATTTACTCCtctctggcagtaaactgaatcATTTTTGGCTGTCGACATTAGGAGACATTTGAAGAGATCATATTTAGTTCTGGAAAACACTTAGTCGACAGTTTTCACTGTTTTGTAGAATTTTATGGACCTAACAACTAATTGAATATTTTTCTTCTTTGATGGATTTTTAAATAACCCTTAGTGGCAGCcttgttaatattattattggcAGTCTCAGCTCTTTGAAATTAATGCTTCTTTTTATATAATGCCTTTGGGGTGGGGTCATTGCTAAGTAATTTTTTCCCCCACCTTTTAAAAACTAAATTTTGGCTCATTTTCTCATACTCCCACATCAGAAGCCATAGAATTGAAACATTGTGTTACTAGAGTGGGGTGATTTCACCTGGGGTGAGtttgcagtggggtgacttcactttgaactgtttgcatgttctccccgtttcTGAGTGGCGTTCTTTTGGGCACTCTGGTTTTATCCCTctttcaaaaacatgtttatttagggtctgctcctttctctgcccttgaccaaagcagcatctctacatctgtagTTGGTTcccaggtgctggactgtggctgctcctCGTGTTTGGatggtgtctaactgtaattatgttaggttaaatgcagagggcaaATTTTGtggtataatgacaataaaggcctttTTTTCTAGAGCTTTTCATGTTGTTTCTATGATTTAACCCAAAGAGAAAAGTGTCAGTTACTTCCAAGCATGTATTACTTTAGCTCGACTTGATAACTGTTACCGGTGGTGCTTATGATGTCCTGTGTTTCTAGGACGACATTGACCAAGCCCCTGAGGAGACCAGGAGTATGTTCAGCCCATAAATTACTGCATATAAACAAATATAAGTTCTTGATGATACTATTCATACAGTAGAATTTTTGGGGACCCAAGAATGTGTTTTGTATCTATAATCAAGATCTATATAAGGAGTACCGCAGTCTGAAACAAGCCAGAGAGATAAACAGCAGGTCCAGTGGACACACTGAACAGTGCAGGAATACACTGGAGGTACTTGACAATCATTTTTGTATGTTTCTGCAGAAGAAAATGTCAAAGTATATTAACATGGACTTGTTTAACAGCTGCATTTGTGATGGATCATGCTGTTGTCTGTATTTAGAAAGCTGAGTGTTGGGGTGCACATTTGAATCGCACTTCCTTGCCGGCATCTTCTCCCACTTTGACACCTCTGGACAAAGACAAACTTAAAGCCTCTGCCCAATATTATGGCCTGAAACTTAAAAACAACCTGTCCACACTCAGTAAGGTGAGACACtctcacattgggcctcatgtatcaacgttgcgcacttgtggtgtaaatttccgttgtaaatttgaagtacaccaaagttgccgtgacatgtatcaagcagtgcgcacctgcctatTTGTGGCGTACGCCCgacatgaccttgataaatgcggcgggtgaaaacaatcgtaattataatgaacacgcccataaatattcagactccacttcagacacaccctcatttcatgacatggaagccaggaagacggcaaagaaaacgaacttcaccaatcacgacgcgtgccaatagagcgtcaaaagcggccgtcgtattaattgttttgtagtataataaaaAAAGtgttattctcttttcacatgtcaataattcttgacgtggatatttgctagctcagttaataagacacgccttatttttcagatttctttattttttaaatttatttctttatttattttatgttaacaaacgaatggagaaaacaaaacctgattgcagcacgggcgaagggaatgacaacactacagttgtaattatcaattccattgtctaaaacgatcacaccacataaagttaagctcagcgctgctctggctccaggctcgaagtctggagaaaaaggcgagcagcgctttctttgcggtcagcgctgtggccacggatcgtgctccatagacCAAcagtcccgcaaaagcgggatttgtattaattattatgtagtataatcaagaaagtgttatttatgtaacatatgcattgatttgtataatggcactgtttatcatgttgatcattttcatttttatgtggattccagtgctggttcattttggtgtataatttacaccacctcccgacttggtgtatattttcagcgcaccgtacgccaatgaccacattgataaatgtcaagtagcgcagccattttggcgtacacgccatatacgctcaaatattgccgtatgcaacgttgatacatgaggcccattggcaGGATAGAGCGACAGACTGGTCATAAAtgattaaatttctttgaatTTATAATACtacaattaattaataaattattttaattttttttaattaggagCATCCAGTCTCATTGAAGAAACCATTTATTTCTGGTCGGACGCCTGTAAACCTTTTGAAGGATCGACAGGCTGAGAAGAGGGGCAATCCAgtttctgaaagtcctgaatctGTCACTCATATATTGAGCAAGTACAAGTCTTGGCCATCTCACTCTAAGCCTTTCTCACAGAGGTAATTGAAAAGATTGAAGAAATGAGACCATGATATCTATATTTATGTTACTACATCTCTTGGGCAAActgtattgtacctgcattaatggtaaatgtccacctgcTGGTGATATTGCTCCATTTGAAGAACCTTGAGTATAGGCTGCTGCCGGACACCAATGACCAAtctgttgcttatattagtagataCTAGCACAAGCCCCTTGAATAAATCCACTCTAATATAGCCAAAGTTCCCCAAAATCTTTGagtacattttttaaatgaatttaatGAAATTTATAAAGTCTCTCAGTTAACAATAGCGAACTATTGATAGTATTTATTAATATGAGTATATGAGTATGAGTAATAAATTTGGCTATAATCTGTTGAATCATTATTCTTTCCTTGGAGAAATTGTTGGGAAAATATTGAGAAACATGTTCCAAGGTCCTCTTAAATTATGTCTTTTTAATCCATTTACAGTTCATAATTGGTAAATACTGTCATTGTGTTGCAGCACTTTATTTTAGTAACGTTAGTCTTTACATAATATGTTGTGTAATTGGCTTTGTGCTAGGTTGGTGTTTGGTGCAATGTCATATTGCTGACTTCACATGTAACTTACATCTAGTATAGATGTACATTATATACTTGTCAGGTTTCAGCAATGGTTACCCTGCCAAAATAACTTAAATCTTTGGCAGTTTTTGGGAGCGTATACAGATCAGTTACATACTCCACATATTGATTTGTATTTCaaactttttttcatttttaaacaatGCAACAAGAAACATTGCTGTCACATTTGAAGTTACCCGTCCACGTCACTACGCATAGTCTTGTTCACCTTTAATTGTGCTCATGTTTGCAGAGTGAAGAGTTCTGATGGGTCTCCATCTTCACAAGCATCACATCCTACAGAGCCAGACGAGCCGTTTCAACCATTTGAACCAGCGTCTTGTGATGGATCTCTAAATGTTGCCCCAAGTTACAGTCATAATGATGCTGGTACTGAGGGTGTTATTACTCCAGGCATTACCTGTGAGAATCTCCACATTTTCAATCAGGATCATTCGCCAGTCAGATCCGCTGCCCTGCTGTCATCACTACCTTCTCCACGTAGTGAGGCAGGTCAGAGAGGAGATGCAGCAAGATTAAACAAAACTGAAGGACTTTCAGGAGACATGAAATTAAATGGTATCATATTTAATGGGAGCTTAGATCCTACAGGTTCTGGAACACTGGTTGGACTAAGAGGAAGCCCACAGTGTGTAGGTGGTTTGGGAGGAGGATTAGAAGGTAGGGGCATCCAAGGAAAACCTAAAGTTAGCAGGCTGACTTTACTGGACAGAAAGTGGCTTGAGAGGTGTCAGGTGTTTGGGGAGATGGGGGCGGAGGAGAAGCCTGGAGCAGGAAACCAGGTGACTGAAGGAGGAAGAGGAAAAGCAGAAATAGAAGAAAAGACAGAGACAACAGGCTTGACAAGAAATGAAGAGTCGAAGAGTATTATTGAGGACAGAATAGTCAGTGATGATACTCCAAAGCTACACCGCACTAGAAAAAGTGAAGGGAAGGAAGGTATGGAGATGAAGGAAGGCAAAGAGAAGGAAAGTCAGCTTGTACCACAGCCAATGCCACACGACGGCGAGAACGGGTTGAAATCCAAAGATACTAAAAGAAGAGGCACAAAGAGACTGAGAGAAGAGGAGGTGACAGAGGAGGAGAGAGGAGTGAGTAAGAGGCAGAGGAAGAGCAAAGAGAGAGAGCAGAGCTCTGATGTAAACTCCAAACCGGCTGAAAGAGGAGGCAGGAAAAAGAAATCCAACAAAAAGAATGTGGAACATGAAGATACAGAGGAGAAAGAAACTAAAGTACCAGAAAAGGTAAAATACACATACTGTGGTGTTATTgcgtatacattttttttaatgggaatGCAGTAATGATCACTAAAAACAGATTCACTCCGATCAAGGCTCCACAGGAGAACTTATTAGGAGAAATCCAGGAGGAATTTGAAGCTAAAAGCCGGCATCAGTCGCAGCCTGCCAGATTCAGGTAAGACTGCTGATAATTCATAATTCTTGAGTTTTGTGTTAGCAGTGCTCACTTTAATTTATGCTAACATGTGGCATGTTTGTGCCTGAGAATCAGAAGGTCTCCAtggaaaatacaaacaaaaaacataaacgcAGTGACCCTtgcatttattttgacttctatATTATTGTAgactgtatgaacccaagatGTTTCTGGTTTTGTGTTTTCAACTTCATTTCATATGTTAATAAACATACATTCCTGCATTTTGGGTCTGCAACATATTGTAAAAAAGATGGCATTATAGGgattaaatcatttttacagccagttttcttgagacaaattAGGAaattgatacatgaacatttccacatcactgaGTATGTCTCTTgtacttaatttacatcaatcatggaAAATATGTGTCAAGTAGGTGGTTCTCAAAATTTGATTGACCATgcaggaaggagactagtgagggaagccaccaagacactgatgacaactctgaaggagttacactcTTCTGTGGATGCGATTGGAGAAATTG is a genomic window containing:
- the LOC117501501 gene encoding uncharacterized protein LOC117501501, with amino-acid sequence MTNCRGGSCKLTVLSSVAYHHGTSQSLWNPEASFKGSLDRDYPSQVIRHLSAPRSYSSRQPGLTSQAASRSLQGLKAQPHLRSHVTLQGPIDQPTYPRQTAIGSLQGPKVQPQLRAHASFHGPGYQRKHPQHASSHLLQSSKVQPQLRTHAPFHGPGYQRKDPQQAARSPLQSSKFQPQLHTHPPFYGPGYQREHPQHASSRFLQGSKVQPQSRTHAPFHGPGYQRKHPQQAASSPLRGSKVQPQSRTHVPFYGPGYQHEHPQHASSRPLQGSKGQPQLGTHGPGYRRKYPHQAASHPLQGSKIQPKLRTHAPFQGPASQPSYPLQMGSNLIQGSKVRPQLRSNAPFHGPSNQAKHPGTRVFLQASKVKPQLQGQHPSYQPKINTQLVGQPANVQPRSHSRLYNPEGAHRSTSTWISHPHVKGSKLDTLTG